One genomic segment of Profundibacter amoris includes these proteins:
- a CDS encoding alpha/beta hydrolase, protein MDFDDAYSNSAYIDGADEYPDRWDDAAHDFRSLENAFGRARLNLRYGEGSREVFDLFYPASGKPEGLAVFVHGGYWMAFDNKSWSHLAAGAVARGWAVAIPSYTLAPEARISGITGQIARAIEAAAKCIQGPIVLTGHSAGGHLVARMRCADVALAVADRVQRIMPISPLSDLRPLLQTKMNETLRMDMAEAKAESPLLCKGLRDIPTHVWVGANERPAFLDQARWLADGWPDTQLTIAPDRHHFDVIGDLAEPDSEMVKALLV, encoded by the coding sequence ATGGATTTCGACGATGCCTACAGCAACAGCGCCTATATTGACGGGGCCGATGAATATCCTGACCGCTGGGATGATGCCGCGCATGATTTCCGCTCGCTTGAAAACGCCTTCGGGCGGGCGCGGTTGAACCTGCGCTATGGCGAGGGTTCGCGCGAGGTGTTCGATCTGTTCTATCCGGCATCAGGCAAGCCCGAGGGGTTGGCGGTATTCGTGCATGGCGGCTACTGGATGGCGTTTGACAACAAATCGTGGTCGCATCTGGCCGCCGGTGCTGTGGCGCGGGGCTGGGCGGTGGCGATACCGTCTTATACACTGGCCCCCGAGGCACGGATTTCCGGGATCACCGGCCAGATCGCCCGCGCGATTGAAGCGGCGGCGAAGTGCATTCAGGGGCCAATTGTGCTGACCGGCCATTCGGCGGGCGGGCATCTGGTGGCGCGGATGCGCTGTGCAGATGTGGCGTTGGCTGTGGCCGACAGGGTGCAGCGGATCATGCCGATCTCGCCGCTCTCCGATCTGCGCCCGTTGCTGCAAACAAAGATGAACGAGACGCTGCGCATGGACATGGCCGAAGCCAAGGCCGAAAGCCCCCTGCTGTGCAAGGGCCTGCGCGACATCCCCACCCACGTCTGGGTCGGCGCAAACGAGCGCCCCGCCTTTCTGGATCAGGCCCGCTGGCTGGCGGATGGCTGGCCCGATACACAACTGACCATCGCCCCCGACCGCCACCATTTCGATGTGATCGGCGATCTGGCCGAACCGGATAGCGAGATGGTCAAGGCCCTGCTGGTATGA
- a CDS encoding RNA polymerase sigma factor has translation METTDETLAQSAADGDREAFSLLLRRNYDRLFGLCFRLTGTRADAEDLTQDICAALPAKLNGFRGQARFSTWLYRVAVNAAHDRRRRFASHARAADGWGDWEVNRVAANKETQDGIDWLTQSMSALPQELRDTLALTLEEEMTHREAGVVLGVSEGTISWRMAEVKKHLRALHEKEQKA, from the coding sequence ATGGAGACCACAGACGAAACACTGGCCCAGTCGGCCGCTGACGGTGATCGCGAGGCATTCTCGCTTTTGCTGCGGCGCAATTACGACCGCCTGTTCGGCCTGTGTTTCCGCCTGACCGGCACCCGCGCCGATGCCGAGGATCTGACACAGGACATCTGCGCCGCCCTGCCCGCCAAACTGAACGGTTTTCGCGGACAGGCGCGGTTTTCAACTTGGCTCTATCGTGTGGCGGTGAATGCCGCGCACGACCGGCGCCGCCGCTTTGCCAGCCATGCCCGCGCCGCCGATGGCTGGGGCGATTGGGAGGTCAACCGCGTCGCCGCCAACAAGGAAACGCAGGACGGGATCGACTGGTTGACCCAATCCATGTCCGCCCTGCCACAAGAACTGCGCGACACGCTGGCGCTGACACTGGAAGAAGAAATGACACACCGCGAGGCAGGCGTTGTTTTAGGTGTGTCCGAGGGCACAATAAGCTGGCGCATGGCCGAGGTGAAAAAGCACCTGCGCGCCCTGCATGAAAAGGAGCAAAAGGCATGA
- a CDS encoding Hsp20 family protein yields the protein MRNLDLTPLYRATVGFDQIADLMDRVFTNDAGKQSYPPYNIEKTGEDAWRITIAVAGFSDDDLSVEVREGALIVTARKAEEDDDRVYLHRGIATRAFERRFHLAEHVRVVGAAHTDGMLHIDLVREVPEALKPRQIKIASDLPVDAKAVENKPKKAKKTH from the coding sequence ATGAGAAATCTTGACCTTACACCGCTTTACCGTGCCACTGTCGGTTTTGACCAGATCGCCGACCTGATGGACCGCGTGTTCACCAATGACGCCGGCAAGCAAAGCTACCCCCCTTACAACATCGAAAAAACAGGTGAAGACGCCTGGCGGATCACCATTGCCGTTGCGGGTTTTTCCGATGATGACCTGTCGGTCGAAGTGCGTGAGGGGGCATTGATCGTCACTGCCCGCAAAGCCGAGGAAGACGATGATCGCGTCTATCTGCATCGCGGCATTGCCACCCGCGCGTTTGAACGCCGCTTCCATCTGGCCGAACATGTCCGCGTTGTGGGGGCTGCCCACACTGACGGGATGCTGCACATCGATCTGGTACGCGAAGTGCCAGAGGCATTGAAACCACGCCAGATCAAAATTGCGTCCGATCTGCCGGTCGATGCCAAGGCGGTGGAAAACAAACCGAAGAAAGCCAAGAAGACGCACTAA
- a CDS encoding DUF3857 domain-containing transglutaminase family protein, translated as MRLFVIFVWVLLSATAARADLFEKIDTPDWIEQTPVPEMNPDHIAYVTGGIYYLLVDKQIRWVGERRQIYVHIVKKILNRKGLENAGSLSFEIDPSFEVMNLVSLSRSRDGVKEELKDQVTFRVFQRETDLERGIIDGGQTIYTDLTDVRVGDVIETEVIWDEQPRYKGSTFSDGYWLEYSVPVGLTQVLLHWPNDRPVFFQPMLDQVEYNKEEGDETTAYRWRRGDIIPPPLEDAVPAGYRDRAYISYSAYNNWDEVAAAFRDDYNQPQKLSDEWLAKIDQIRKNYTDPSEQVVAALRLVQNEIRYVGIEIGKGGYVARDPQTVIRQGFGDCKDKSLLLKTTLAELGVHSVVALANLKLGHQIVNRLPSGNAFDHMIVGAQLDGQTVWMDPTASYEGGRTPDQLVIPDYGYVLPLGQKDKASIVQISPNAKTADRVEILEMFIFSDLGVLLGVNTEYTGEAATNQRAYWQNEAPSVIRQRYFDYYAQNYPGLRKSQETRVIDDPDNNVFRVVESYFLPQADFEQKELQEDFPFREEDYLSSLENLRAHQRRNPMAIPYQFQRTHRVVVKRAPIEFRAPDMVVIDNPAFSFKFEGTSSDGGGMELKWTLHTKTRQVPPDVAPDVIRDIRRMHDNNGYSWNLTQEE; from the coding sequence ATGCGTTTGTTTGTTATATTTGTCTGGGTTTTGCTGTCGGCGACGGCGGCAAGGGCGGACCTGTTTGAAAAAATTGATACTCCGGACTGGATTGAGCAAACCCCCGTCCCCGAAATGAATCCGGATCATATCGCCTATGTCACGGGCGGGATTTACTACCTGCTGGTTGACAAACAGATCCGTTGGGTGGGTGAACGCCGCCAAATCTATGTGCATATTGTCAAGAAAATCCTGAACCGCAAAGGGCTGGAAAATGCGGGCAGTTTAAGCTTCGAGATTGACCCGTCATTTGAAGTGATGAATCTGGTATCCCTTAGTCGCAGCCGTGACGGGGTAAAGGAAGAATTGAAGGATCAGGTGACTTTTCGTGTATTTCAACGCGAAACCGATCTGGAGCGCGGGATCATTGATGGCGGGCAGACCATCTATACCGATCTGACGGATGTGCGGGTCGGGGATGTGATTGAAACCGAGGTTATCTGGGATGAACAACCCCGATACAAAGGGTCAACATTCAGCGATGGGTACTGGCTGGAATATTCCGTGCCGGTCGGGTTGACACAGGTATTGCTGCATTGGCCAAATGACAGGCCGGTTTTCTTTCAGCCCATGCTTGATCAAGTGGAATATAACAAGGAAGAAGGGGATGAAACGACCGCCTATCGCTGGCGTCGTGGTGATATTATCCCGCCCCCGTTGGAAGATGCTGTGCCGGCAGGATACAGGGACAGGGCTTATATATCCTATTCGGCATATAATAACTGGGACGAGGTGGCGGCAGCTTTTCGCGATGATTACAACCAGCCGCAAAAGCTGAGTGATGAATGGTTGGCCAAAATTGACCAGATCCGCAAGAATTATACAGACCCGTCCGAACAGGTGGTCGCTGCTCTGCGTTTGGTGCAGAACGAAATTCGCTATGTTGGAATCGAGATTGGCAAAGGCGGCTATGTCGCGCGCGATCCGCAGACGGTTATCCGGCAGGGGTTCGGGGATTGCAAAGACAAATCCCTGCTGTTGAAAACCACGCTGGCAGAACTGGGCGTACATTCGGTTGTCGCACTTGCCAATCTGAAACTGGGCCACCAGATCGTAAATCGTCTACCCAGCGGCAATGCTTTTGACCATATGATTGTCGGGGCGCAACTGGATGGCCAAACCGTCTGGATGGATCCGACAGCTTCTTATGAAGGGGGCAGGACCCCGGATCAGCTTGTGATACCCGACTATGGTTATGTGTTGCCTTTGGGGCAAAAAGACAAGGCTAGTATCGTACAGATTTCCCCAAATGCAAAAACCGCAGATCGTGTTGAAATCCTCGAGATGTTTATCTTTTCCGATCTGGGTGTATTACTGGGTGTTAACACTGAATACACCGGCGAAGCCGCAACAAATCAGCGTGCCTATTGGCAGAACGAGGCCCCTTCGGTTATTCGGCAGCGGTATTTTGATTATTACGCACAGAATTACCCCGGGCTTCGAAAAAGTCAGGAAACAAGGGTTATCGACGACCCCGACAACAATGTATTTCGTGTGGTGGAATCCTATTTCCTTCCGCAAGCAGACTTCGAGCAAAAGGAATTGCAAGAGGATTTTCCCTTCAGAGAAGAGGATTACCTGTCGTCATTGGAAAATCTGCGTGCGCATCAGCGGCGGAATCCAATGGCCATCCCTTACCAATTCCAGCGCACGCACCGGGTGGTTGTCAAAAGAGCACCGATCGAATTTCGGGCACCGGATATGGTTGTGATAGACAACCCTGCGTTTTCCTTCAAATTCGAAGGCACCAGTTCGGATGGCGGGGGGATGGAGCTGAAGTGGACCCTGCACACCAAAACACGTCAGGTGCCACCAGACGTGGCACCCGATGTTATTCGCGATATCAGGCGGATGCATGACAACAACGGCTATTCCTGGAATTTAACCCAAGAGGAGTAG
- a CDS encoding CPBP family intramembrane glutamic endopeptidase, whose amino-acid sequence MSRFSAPQKTLLVATPLIVLLLIYMFPALTHSLGRSRGVAIALAIYWGAVCFGFGLTIIGPRNLKRLYTRPKTANTLNLALAILPVVLVFFAAFLPITATLTPRILLLATLFAIINGSAEELFWRGAFIRHFPQDARYAVAYPLVLFTTWHIALALIKGAQYQGGALTLIGGAAIMGLLWGILAWRTKSIYLSTLSHIGVNMMAFPAVMLVNG is encoded by the coding sequence ATGAGCCGTTTCTCCGCCCCGCAAAAGACCCTGCTGGTGGCAACGCCGCTGATCGTGCTGCTGCTGATCTACATGTTTCCGGCGCTGACCCACAGCCTTGGCAGGTCGCGCGGGGTGGCAATAGCGCTGGCGATCTACTGGGGTGCGGTGTGTTTCGGCTTTGGCCTGACCATAATCGGCCCGCGCAATCTGAAACGCCTTTACACCCGCCCGAAAACCGCAAACACGCTGAACCTTGCCCTTGCCATCCTGCCCGTGGTGCTGGTGTTTTTTGCGGCCTTCCTGCCCATCACCGCCACCCTGACCCCGCGCATCCTGCTGCTGGCAACACTGTTCGCCATCATCAACGGCAGTGCCGAAGAACTGTTCTGGCGCGGCGCATTCATTCGCCATTTCCCGCAGGACGCCCGCTATGCCGTCGCCTATCCGCTGGTGCTGTTCACCACATGGCACATCGCCTTGGCGTTGATCAAAGGCGCACAGTATCAGGGCGGCGCGCTGACCCTGATCGGTGGCGCGGCCATCATGGGGCTGCTCTGGGGTATCCTCGCGTGGCGCACCAAGTCAATCTACCTGTCCACCCTCTCGCATATTGGCGTGAACATGATGGCCTTTCCGGCGGTGATGTTGGTGAATGGTTAG
- a CDS encoding NAD-dependent succinate-semialdehyde dehydrogenase, with the protein MLESATNLKDLLKDPTLLATKGYVNGEWTNASDGNRFDVTNPARGDVVCQVADLTRADVNRAIAAAQVAQKKWAAVTAKERANTLRAWYDLMMENADDLATILTAEMGKPFAEARGEIVYGASFIEWFAEEAKRVYGETIPGHAPDKRITVIKQPIGVVGSITPWNFPNAMITRKAGPAIAAGCAFVARPAAETPLSALALAVLADRAGIPAGVFNVVPSTHSSDVGKEFCENPIVRKLTFTGSTEVGRILLRQAADQVMKCSMELGGNAPFIVFDDADLDAAVEGAMICKFRNNGQTCVCANRIYVQAGVYDEFAKKLAVAVKGLNVGDGLKDGITTGPLINQDAVEKVQEHLDDATAKGAEILMGGKGHNLGGTFYQPTVVTGVTQDMQVAQDETFGPLAALFKFETEDEVIEMANDTIFGLASYFYAKDLSRVYKVAEALEYGMVGINTGIISTEVAPFGGVKQSGLGREGSRHGMEDYLEMKYLCMSV; encoded by the coding sequence ATGCTTGAATCCGCGACTAATCTGAAAGACCTGCTAAAGGATCCCACGTTGCTGGCCACCAAAGGCTATGTGAATGGCGAATGGACCAATGCCAGCGACGGCAACCGCTTTGACGTGACCAACCCTGCGCGCGGGGATGTGGTCTGTCAGGTGGCCGACCTGACCCGCGCGGATGTGAACCGCGCCATTGCGGCGGCACAGGTGGCCCAGAAAAAATGGGCAGCCGTGACCGCCAAGGAACGCGCCAACACCCTGCGGGCGTGGTATGACCTGATGATGGAAAACGCCGACGATCTGGCCACCATCCTGACCGCCGAAATGGGCAAACCCTTTGCCGAGGCACGCGGCGAGATCGTCTATGGCGCGTCCTTCATCGAATGGTTCGCCGAAGAGGCCAAGCGCGTTTACGGCGAAACCATTCCGGGCCATGCACCGGACAAACGCATCACCGTGATCAAGCAGCCGATCGGCGTTGTCGGCTCGATCACCCCGTGGAATTTCCCCAACGCGATGATCACCCGCAAGGCGGGTCCGGCCATCGCCGCCGGCTGCGCCTTTGTCGCCCGCCCCGCCGCCGAAACACCGCTGTCGGCGCTGGCGCTGGCGGTGCTGGCCGATCGCGCGGGCATCCCTGCGGGGGTGTTCAATGTGGTGCCCTCGACCCATTCGTCGGATGTGGGCAAGGAATTCTGCGAAAACCCGATTGTGCGCAAATTGACCTTTACCGGCTCGACCGAAGTGGGCCGCATCCTGTTGCGGCAGGCCGCCGATCAGGTGATGAAATGCTCGATGGAACTGGGTGGCAACGCGCCGTTTATCGTGTTCGACGACGCGGATCTGGACGCCGCAGTCGAAGGCGCGATGATCTGCAAATTCCGCAACAACGGCCAGACCTGCGTCTGCGCCAACCGGATCTATGTGCAGGCCGGAGTCTATGACGAATTCGCCAAGAAACTGGCCGTGGCCGTCAAAGGACTGAACGTGGGTGACGGGTTGAAAGACGGCATCACCACCGGCCCGCTGATCAATCAGGATGCGGTTGAAAAGGTGCAGGAACATCTGGACGACGCCACCGCCAAAGGCGCGGAAATCCTGATGGGCGGCAAGGGGCACAATCTGGGCGGCACATTCTATCAGCCAACCGTTGTAACCGGCGTTACGCAGGATATGCAGGTGGCGCAGGATGAAACCTTCGGCCCGCTGGCCGCCCTGTTCAAATTCGAAACCGAGGACGAGGTAATCGAGATGGCCAATGACACCATTTTCGGTCTGGCCTCCTATTTCTACGCCAAAGATCTGTCGCGCGTTTACAAGGTAGCCGAGGCGCTGGAATACGGCATGGTCGGCATCAACACTGGCATCATTTCCACCGAAGTCGCCCCCTTTGGCGGGGTCAAGCAATCGGGTCTGGGCCGCGAAGGCAGTCGTCACGGAATGGAAGATTACCTTGAAATGAAATACCTCTGCATGTCGGTCTAG
- a CDS encoding Crp/Fnr family transcriptional regulator — protein MRDMIVIMAQSFFDHLQQLRHTRRTLAAGTMLFDRDDPVTSVYRVESGEVHLLRRQTDGAEFILQRAQAGGLLAEASITSKAYHCGAVVVRPSVLAVFSRADVQALIANNQQAATAFAAHLGREVREARMRAEILSLKRVSERLDAWLIWNDNTLINKGKWHQVAKEIGVSPEALYRELARRR, from the coding sequence ATGCGTGACATGATAGTGATCATGGCGCAGAGCTTTTTTGACCACCTACAACAACTTCGCCATACCCGCCGCACCCTTGCGGCAGGAACGATGCTGTTTGATCGCGATGATCCTGTGACCTCGGTTTACAGGGTTGAAAGTGGCGAAGTCCATTTGTTGCGGCGACAGACGGACGGGGCGGAATTTATCCTGCAACGGGCGCAGGCAGGGGGGCTTTTGGCCGAAGCGTCGATCACGTCCAAGGCCTATCATTGTGGCGCAGTTGTGGTCAGGCCATCAGTATTGGCGGTCTTTTCGCGCGCCGATGTGCAGGCATTGATTGCCAATAATCAACAGGCCGCGACCGCCTTTGCCGCACATTTGGGACGCGAAGTTCGCGAGGCGCGGATGCGGGCCGAAATATTGTCCCTGAAGCGGGTATCCGAGCGGCTGGATGCGTGGCTGATCTGGAATGACAATACCTTGATAAACAAGGGGAAATGGCATCAGGTTGCCAAAGAAATCGGGGTGTCCCCCGAGGCGCTGTACAGAGAGCTTGCGCGGCGTCGGTAA
- a CDS encoding P1 family peptidase, translating to MKPGPLNLITDVAGLRVGNAADARVKSGSTVLVGDAPFVAAVHVMGGAPGTRETDLLAPDKVVQEVDALVLSGGSAFGLDAASGVADALRAQGRGFEIGGQHVPIVPAAILFDLLNGGDKDWDENPYKGLGRTALETAAVEFSLGTHGAGAGATVTGLKGGLGSASVVLECGVTVGALVAVNAQGAVTVGDGPQFWAAPFEMGGEFGGGGIAQGYDAGYEPHPETQLRENTTIAIVATDAVLTQAQTTRMATAAHDGMARAIVPSHTPYDGDLVFGVSTGVKPLPDPVFDPIRLGHAAAVCLSRAIARGVYEATPEDGDRWPTWQEKFGR from the coding sequence ATGAAACCGGGACCGCTTAATCTGATTACCGATGTGGCCGGATTGCGGGTGGGCAATGCGGCGGATGCGAGGGTAAAATCGGGATCGACCGTGTTGGTGGGCGATGCGCCTTTCGTTGCGGCTGTGCATGTGATGGGGGGCGCGCCGGGCACGCGGGAAACCGATTTGCTGGCGCCGGACAAGGTGGTGCAGGAGGTGGATGCGCTGGTTCTGTCTGGTGGGTCGGCCTTCGGTCTGGATGCCGCTTCGGGTGTGGCGGATGCTTTGCGCGCGCAGGGGCGCGGGTTTGAAATTGGCGGACAGCATGTGCCGATCGTGCCGGCGGCGATCCTGTTTGATTTGCTGAACGGTGGTGACAAGGATTGGGACGAAAATCCTTACAAAGGGTTGGGCCGCACCGCGCTGGAAACGGCAGCGGTCGAGTTTTCTTTGGGCACCCATGGCGCAGGCGCGGGGGCCACGGTGACAGGGTTGAAAGGCGGGCTGGGGTCGGCCTCGGTTGTGCTGGAGTGTGGTGTGACAGTGGGTGCTTTGGTGGCTGTGAATGCGCAAGGGGCGGTGACGGTTGGGGACGGGCCGCAATTCTGGGCCGCGCCCTTCGAGATGGGCGGTGAATTCGGTGGGGGCGGGATCGCGCAAGGCTATGACGCGGGCTATGAGCCGCACCCCGAGACCCAGTTGCGCGAGAATACCACGATTGCGATTGTTGCCACCGATGCGGTGCTGACGCAGGCGCAGACCACACGCATGGCCACCGCCGCGCATGACGGCATGGCGCGGGCGATCGTGCCCAGCCACACGCCCTATGACGGGGATCTGGTGTTCGGCGTGTCCACGGGGGTTAAACCGCTGCCCGATCCGGTGTTCGATCCGATCCGGCTGGGCCATGCTGCCGCTGTGTGCCTAAGCCGCGCCATTGCCCGAGGGGTATACGAGGCCACGCCCGAGGACGGGGACAGATGGCCAACGTGGCAGGAGAAATTCGGCCGCTAA
- a CDS encoding vWA domain-containing protein, whose amino-acid sequence MTDDLKHLQDAMKAATPGPSRKEDDLALAMKNFDDFHGARQGSTNAARPTSDRPTHRLGLSSGVFKMFHSLTTRGALAATTSIVAVGIGVLFYTQQGGTTFDLPKPEPVINETPAAPAAPQKAAQAAEPVAPVIAEPAPSRRVRSEAEGAPEAPVLDQGLAASETPMVRKMAPSAVGGITGGAIGYNDPAIAPTPNTETFANADANPVKITTEDSVSTFSIDVDTASYAIVRSSLMNGQLPAPDAVRIEEMVNYFPYNYPAPEAGEAPFKPTVTVLQTPWNSGTKLVHIGIQGELPALKDRPPLNLVFLIDTSGSMNQPNKLPLLIQSFRLMLSQLHPDDEVSIVTYAGSAGQVLEPTQVSDKAKIMAALENLRAGGATAGQQGLQQAYAVAEGMAKDGEVSRIILATDGDFNVGISNPEALKDFIAKKRESGTYLSVLGFGRGNLDDATMQALAQNGNGTAAYIDTLSEAQKVLVDQLSGELFPIANDVKIQVEFNPAQIAEYRLIGYETRALNREDFNNDKVDAGEIGAGHTVTAIYEITPVGSDAILHDALRYQPAAETDDSGELGFLKLRYKEPGEDISKLLTTPITPGMGQATDDVRFSVAIAGFGQLLKDGKYLQGWGYNDLITLANANRGQDAYGYRSEAVKLIRLAKSLSGG is encoded by the coding sequence ATGACAGACGACCTGAAGCACCTGCAAGATGCCATGAAAGCGGCCACGCCCGGGCCGTCCAGAAAAGAGGATGATCTGGCGCTGGCGATGAAAAACTTTGACGATTTTCACGGCGCCCGCCAAGGATCGACCAATGCCGCGCGTCCTACTTCTGATCGCCCCACACACCGCTTGGGGCTTAGCTCAGGAGTATTCAAAATGTTTCATTCCCTAACCACCCGCGGCGCATTGGCCGCCACCACCTCGATTGTTGCCGTCGGCATTGGTGTGCTTTTCTACACCCAGCAGGGGGGTACAACATTCGATTTGCCCAAACCGGAACCGGTTATCAACGAAACACCAGCGGCCCCCGCCGCACCGCAGAAAGCTGCACAGGCAGCCGAACCGGTTGCGCCCGTTATTGCAGAACCGGCGCCCTCCCGCCGTGTCCGTAGCGAGGCCGAGGGCGCACCCGAAGCGCCTGTTCTGGATCAGGGACTTGCTGCTTCCGAAACTCCGATGGTGCGCAAAATGGCACCTTCGGCTGTTGGCGGCATTACAGGCGGGGCCATTGGGTATAATGATCCGGCCATTGCCCCCACACCCAACACCGAAACCTTCGCCAACGCCGATGCGAACCCCGTGAAAATCACCACCGAAGATTCTGTTTCCACCTTCTCGATCGATGTTGATACCGCGTCCTATGCCATCGTGCGCTCCAGCCTGATGAACGGACAACTGCCCGCCCCCGACGCCGTGCGGATCGAGGAAATGGTCAACTATTTCCCCTACAACTACCCCGCCCCCGAAGCCGGCGAAGCCCCGTTCAAACCCACCGTCACCGTGCTGCAAACCCCGTGGAACAGCGGAACAAAGCTGGTGCATATCGGCATACAGGGCGAATTGCCTGCGCTTAAGGATCGCCCCCCGCTGAACCTTGTGTTCCTGATTGATACCTCGGGGTCGATGAACCAGCCCAACAAACTGCCCCTGCTGATCCAGAGTTTCCGCCTTATGCTGTCCCAACTGCACCCCGATGACGAAGTATCGATCGTCACCTATGCCGGCAGCGCCGGTCAGGTGCTGGAACCGACACAGGTTTCGGACAAGGCAAAAATCATGGCCGCGCTGGAAAATCTGCGCGCTGGTGGCGCAACCGCCGGTCAGCAAGGGTTACAACAGGCCTATGCGGTGGCCGAAGGCATGGCCAAAGACGGCGAGGTCAGCCGGATCATTCTGGCCACGGATGGCGATTTCAACGTCGGCATCAGCAACCCCGAGGCGCTGAAAGATTTCATCGCCAAGAAACGCGAAAGCGGCACTTACCTGTCGGTACTGGGTTTCGGGCGCGGCAATCTGGATGACGCCACCATGCAGGCGCTGGCACAAAACGGCAACGGCACGGCGGCCTATATCGATACCCTGTCCGAGGCACAAAAGGTGCTGGTGGACCAGCTAAGCGGTGAATTGTTCCCGATTGCCAATGATGTGAAAATTCAGGTCGAGTTCAACCCTGCGCAAATTGCCGAATACCGCCTGATCGGCTATGAAACCCGCGCCCTGAACCGCGAGGATTTCAACAACGACAAGGTGGACGCTGGCGAGATTGGTGCAGGCCACACCGTCACCGCAATTTACGAAATCACGCCGGTTGGCTCGGACGCCATCCTGCATGACGCGCTGCGCTATCAGCCGGCGGCAGAAACGGATGACAGTGGTGAATTGGGCTTCCTGAAACTGCGCTACAAGGAACCGGGCGAGGATATCAGCAAACTGCTGACCACGCCCATCACCCCGGGTATGGGGCAGGCCACCGATGATGTGCGTTTCTCGGTTGCGATTGCCGGTTTCGGGCAGTTGCTGAAAGACGGCAAATATCTGCAAGGTTGGGGGTATAACGATCTGATCACGCTGGCGAACGCGAACAGGGGGCAGGATGCCTATGGTTATCGCTCCGAAGCTGTGAAGCTGATTCGGCTGGCCAAAAGCCTGAGCGGCGGGTAA
- a CDS encoding SDR family oxidoreductase, whose product MRLEGKTAIVTGAGSGFGAGIARKFAAEGARVMVADINIEGAEAVAAEVGGIAQKVDVSNGDSVAAMIKAAREAFGQTDILVNNAGITHMPGPLETISEEDFDRVLAVNAKSVYLTARELVPLMKAAKAGVILNVASTAGVSPRPNLNWYNASKGWMITATRTMAVELAPFGIRVNAINPVAGDTPLLKTFMGEDTPEIRAKFLSTIPIGRFSTPEDMGNAAAFLCSDEASMITGVAMEVDGGRCI is encoded by the coding sequence ATGCGACTGGAAGGAAAAACAGCAATTGTAACGGGGGCCGGTTCAGGCTTCGGTGCAGGGATTGCGCGCAAATTTGCCGCCGAAGGCGCACGGGTGATGGTGGCCGATATAAACATTGAGGGGGCCGAGGCTGTGGCCGCCGAAGTGGGCGGTATTGCGCAGAAGGTGGATGTCTCGAACGGCGATAGTGTGGCGGCAATGATCAAAGCGGCGCGAGAGGCGTTCGGGCAGACCGACATTCTGGTAAACAACGCCGGTATCACCCATATGCCCGGCCCGCTGGAAACCATTTCGGAAGAGGATTTCGACCGCGTGTTGGCCGTGAACGCCAAATCGGTCTACCTGACCGCGCGCGAATTGGTGCCGCTTATGAAGGCGGCCAAAGCAGGGGTGATCCTGAATGTGGCCTCGACCGCTGGCGTTTCGCCGCGCCCGAACCTGAACTGGTATAATGCCTCCAAAGGCTGGATGATCACCGCGACACGCACAATGGCGGTGGAACTGGCCCCCTTTGGCATACGGGTAAACGCGATCAATCCGGTGGCGGGTGACACGCCCTTGTTGAAAACATTCATGGGCGAGGACACGCCGGAGATCCGCGCCAAATTTTTGTCGACCATCCCGATCGGGCGCTTTTCCACACCCGAGGATATGGGCAATGCGGCGGCGTTCCTGTGCTCGGACGAGGCCAGCATGATCACCGGTGTGGCGATGGAAGTTGACGGCGGGCGGTGTATTTAG